From Diaminobutyricibacter sp. McL0608, one genomic window encodes:
- a CDS encoding Lrp/AsnC family transcriptional regulator yields MVDALDSALIALLTEEPRIGVFEASRRLGVARGTVQARLDRLQREGVIRDFAPTIDTEALGYPVTAFITAEITQGSGDRSVIEHLDGIPEVLEVHTITGQGDLMVRVVARSNADLQRVIDGIVSDPGIMRTSTVIVLETKIAHRAVPLVRASLD; encoded by the coding sequence ATGGTCGATGCACTCGATTCGGCGTTGATCGCGCTGCTCACCGAAGAACCCCGCATCGGCGTGTTCGAGGCGTCGCGTCGCCTGGGCGTCGCTCGCGGAACCGTCCAGGCGCGACTCGACCGGCTCCAGCGCGAGGGCGTCATCCGGGATTTCGCCCCGACGATCGACACTGAAGCGCTGGGCTACCCGGTGACGGCGTTCATCACCGCTGAGATCACCCAGGGCAGCGGAGACCGCTCGGTGATCGAACACCTCGACGGCATCCCCGAAGTGCTGGAAGTGCACACGATCACGGGTCAGGGCGACCTGATGGTCCGCGTCGTCGCGCGTTCGAACGCCGACCTGCAGCGCGTGATCGACGGAATCGTGAGCGACCCGGGGATCATGCGGACGTCGACGGTCATCGTGCTGGAGACGAAGATCGCGCACCGTGCGGTACCGCTCGTGCGCGCATCCCTCGACTGA
- a CDS encoding isochorismatase family protein has product MSKALFIIDVQNDFTEGGALGVDGGSAVAAGITRFLESHAGDYRTIFASRDWHDADNDNGGHFATDLAPDFVNTWPVHCVAGTTGAEYHPALATGKVTFHIRKGQGVPAYSIFEGRTEAGSTVHNLLDEHGITDIDIAGIATDYCVRASAKDALEHGQRVRILTDLVAGVAPESSAAALAELAHLGARLEPSE; this is encoded by the coding sequence ATGAGCAAGGCCCTGTTCATCATCGACGTGCAGAACGACTTCACAGAGGGCGGGGCTCTCGGGGTCGACGGCGGGTCGGCCGTCGCGGCCGGGATCACGCGTTTCCTCGAATCGCATGCGGGCGACTACCGGACGATCTTCGCCTCCCGTGACTGGCACGACGCCGACAACGACAACGGCGGTCATTTCGCGACCGATCTGGCCCCCGATTTCGTCAACACCTGGCCGGTGCACTGCGTCGCGGGCACCACTGGAGCCGAGTATCACCCGGCCCTGGCGACCGGCAAGGTGACGTTCCACATCCGCAAGGGGCAGGGCGTCCCCGCGTACTCGATCTTTGAGGGCCGCACCGAGGCGGGCTCGACCGTGCACAATCTGCTCGACGAGCATGGGATCACCGACATCGACATCGCAGGGATCGCCACCGACTACTGCGTGCGGGCGTCTGCGAAGGATGCGCTCGAGCACGGTCAGCGGGTTCGGATCCTCACCGATCTCGTGGCCGGCGTGGCGCCGGAGTCCAGCGCTGCGGCGCTGGCCGAGCTCGCGCACCTCGGCGCTCGTCTCGAACCTTCCGAGTGA
- a CDS encoding MMPL family transporter: MNRRTDWTPARWLRILLPTVVILLWFAAASFGGPTFGKLSSVSSNDQASFLPASAESTEVRDWQQKFTDSNAIPAIVVIESDSAIPPSELASYATLGEKLGAVDGVQRPTGSATTTVAGPIPSKDGRAVEFIVPVEDTNGVKTVVADLRAVVDSNLPTDAHGWVTGPAGLTADLVNAFGGIDGILLLVAVGAVFIILLLVYRSFVLPFLVLLTSLFALTAAILLVYAFASWGWIKLSGQSQGILSILVIGAATDYALLLVARFREALGEVESRWAAIGRAWRAAFEPIVASGTTVIIALLCLLFSDLNSNRSLGPIAAIGIVFSLLSALTLLPMLLVLFGRAAFWPFRPKFVGEEHHAPEHADVAAIHGLEGITGLWRRVGALIAGRPRLTWIAALILLGVCIAWLPQLQASGVSQTDVILSQSDAVDGQKVLARHFDAGSGSPVVVVADAGKAEATLAAVERTPGISAASLYVGPIDPTAPAAGPAPEPIVRDGRVLINATLASQADSDAAEQVVRDLRDTLPATDPNVLVGGVTAIALDTNVTAQSDLVKIIPIVLAVILVILMLLLRSILAPVLLIASVVVSYAAALGVSAFVFNDVLRFPGADAAVPLFGFVFLVALGVDYNIFLMTRVREESLRIGTRPGILRGLGVTGSVITSAGVVLAATFAALAVIPILFLVQIAFIVAFGVLLDTVIVRSLLVPALSYDIGTPIWWPSRLWREHRRTKPRILHSESASTRA, encoded by the coding sequence GTGAATCGGCGCACCGACTGGACCCCGGCACGCTGGCTGAGGATCCTGCTGCCCACCGTCGTGATACTTCTCTGGTTCGCGGCTGCGAGCTTCGGCGGTCCGACCTTCGGCAAGCTCTCGTCCGTCTCGAGCAACGACCAGGCGTCCTTCCTGCCCGCCAGCGCAGAGTCCACCGAAGTCCGCGACTGGCAACAGAAGTTCACCGACTCGAACGCCATCCCCGCGATCGTCGTGATCGAGTCGGATTCCGCGATCCCGCCGAGCGAACTCGCGAGCTACGCCACACTGGGCGAGAAGCTGGGCGCGGTCGATGGGGTTCAGCGGCCGACCGGCTCCGCCACGACGACGGTCGCAGGACCGATCCCATCGAAGGACGGCCGCGCGGTCGAGTTCATCGTGCCGGTCGAGGACACGAACGGCGTGAAGACGGTCGTCGCCGACCTACGGGCGGTCGTCGACAGCAACCTCCCGACGGATGCGCATGGCTGGGTCACGGGGCCGGCGGGCCTCACAGCCGACCTCGTCAATGCGTTCGGAGGGATCGACGGCATCCTCCTGCTCGTCGCGGTCGGGGCGGTCTTCATCATCCTGCTGCTGGTCTACCGATCGTTCGTACTTCCGTTCCTCGTGCTCCTGACATCCCTCTTCGCCCTCACCGCGGCGATCCTCCTCGTCTACGCGTTCGCGAGTTGGGGGTGGATCAAACTGAGCGGGCAGAGCCAGGGCATCCTGTCCATCCTCGTCATCGGCGCCGCCACGGATTACGCGCTGCTCCTCGTCGCCCGGTTCCGCGAGGCGCTCGGAGAAGTGGAGTCGCGCTGGGCCGCGATCGGCCGGGCGTGGCGGGCCGCCTTCGAGCCGATCGTCGCATCCGGTACGACCGTGATCATCGCGCTGCTCTGCCTGTTGTTCTCCGACCTCAACTCGAACAGGAGTCTCGGACCGATCGCCGCGATCGGGATCGTCTTCTCACTGCTGTCCGCGCTCACGCTCCTCCCGATGCTCCTTGTGCTGTTCGGGCGCGCAGCCTTCTGGCCGTTCCGGCCGAAGTTCGTCGGCGAGGAGCACCACGCGCCGGAGCATGCGGATGTCGCCGCCATCCACGGGCTCGAAGGCATCACCGGCCTCTGGCGTCGCGTGGGGGCGCTGATCGCCGGCCGGCCGCGTCTGACCTGGATCGCAGCGCTCATACTCCTCGGAGTGTGCATCGCGTGGCTGCCCCAGCTGCAGGCGAGCGGCGTCTCGCAGACCGACGTGATCCTCAGCCAGTCGGACGCGGTCGACGGCCAGAAGGTGCTCGCGCGGCATTTCGACGCCGGGTCGGGAAGTCCGGTCGTGGTCGTCGCGGATGCCGGCAAGGCGGAGGCGACGCTGGCGGCGGTCGAGCGCACCCCCGGCATCAGTGCGGCATCGCTTTACGTGGGCCCGATCGACCCGACCGCACCGGCCGCAGGGCCGGCCCCGGAGCCCATCGTCAGGGACGGGCGCGTGCTGATCAACGCGACCCTCGCCTCACAGGCGGATTCGGATGCGGCCGAACAGGTCGTGCGCGACCTGCGTGACACGCTCCCAGCCACCGACCCGAACGTCCTCGTGGGCGGCGTCACCGCGATCGCACTGGACACGAACGTGACGGCGCAGAGCGATCTGGTCAAGATCATCCCGATCGTGCTGGCCGTGATCCTGGTGATCCTGATGCTCCTGCTCCGTTCGATCCTCGCGCCGGTCCTACTGATCGCGAGCGTCGTCGTCTCCTATGCGGCGGCGCTCGGGGTGTCCGCCTTCGTCTTCAACGACGTCCTCCGGTTTCCGGGGGCGGATGCCGCGGTGCCGCTGTTCGGGTTCGTCTTCCTGGTCGCACTGGGCGTGGACTACAACATCTTCCTGATGACGCGCGTGCGCGAGGAGTCCCTGCGGATCGGCACGAGGCCGGGCATCCTCCGCGGTCTCGGAGTGACCGGGAGTGTGATCACCTCGGCCGGCGTCGTGCTGGCTGCGACATTCGCGGCGCTCGCCGTCATCCCGATCCTGTTCCTCGTGCAGATCGCGTTCATCGTCGCGTTCGGCGTTCTCCTGGACACCGTCATCGTGCGCTCGCTGCTGGTTCCCGCCCTGTCGTACGACATCGGTACGCCGATCTGGTGGCCGTCACGGCTGTGGCGCGAACATCGTCGAACAAAGCCGCGCATCCTGCACAGCGAAAGCGCCTCCACTCGCGCCTGA
- a CDS encoding biotin/lipoyl-containing protein yields MAEITFALPDLGEGLQEATILEWLVAEGDYVERNAPLVEVETTKSAVELPSPQSGTVARFHAAEGDALDVGEPLITFEIADDAVGIVGTVPDEVAPTRRVRLQLPED; encoded by the coding sequence GTGGCTGAGATAACGTTCGCCCTTCCCGACCTCGGGGAGGGTCTGCAGGAGGCGACCATCCTCGAATGGCTGGTCGCCGAGGGCGACTACGTGGAGCGGAACGCGCCCCTCGTCGAAGTCGAGACGACGAAATCGGCCGTCGAGTTGCCGTCTCCTCAATCAGGAACGGTCGCACGGTTCCATGCCGCTGAGGGCGACGCCCTCGACGTCGGTGAGCCCCTGATCACGTTCGAGATCGCCGACGACGCCGTGGGGATCGTCGGAACCGTCCCGGATGAGGTTGCGCCCACGCGGCGCGTGCGACTCCAGCTTCCGGAGGATTGA
- a CDS encoding D-alanyl-D-alanine carboxypeptidase/D-alanyl-D-alanine-endopeptidase, whose translation MRESETTERAGDTPAASPFAGILSTVRRHPLAWIIAGSAVVLVVLGSGAVALGASVGTSASASTLPSASSTPTPTPTRPVAAPTRPLPVVAPAATKIRTCSVSGLAQDGRLGNLEAQVVNAKTGAVLFDRNGGKPGPTASVLKTLTSAAALKVLGPDYRVSTTVVKGSAPGQIVLVGGGDVTLSRLPDGQASFYTGAPKIQDLANQARQAMGGQPITSIVVDTSLFGGPVWQPSWDEHEERVVEGSTSYITALQVDGDRNDPTAIESPRTTDPVGRAVQYFQQYLGTNVPVTQGTAPAGAQQLAAVQSQPVTALIDQAMSVSDNTIMEELARLVAIKTGAGNTFAAENAGVISALKGYGIDTTGIHIADGSGLSGDNAVPPSYLTRLFVKVLNRENGLGVVYDGLPVAGQSGTLGPGYARFTGANAAARGAVHAKTGWIDHGYTLSGIVTAADGTPLTFAVFALGPVSDNAKQAIDTLVTGFYHCGDNLTNN comes from the coding sequence ATGCGTGAATCGGAGACGACAGAACGAGCGGGCGACACGCCCGCAGCTTCGCCGTTCGCCGGCATCCTGAGCACGGTGCGCAGGCACCCTCTGGCCTGGATCATCGCCGGTTCGGCGGTTGTTCTGGTCGTGCTCGGGTCGGGCGCGGTCGCTCTCGGCGCATCCGTCGGCACCTCCGCATCTGCTTCCACTCTGCCCAGCGCGAGCTCCACGCCGACTCCGACCCCCACGCGCCCTGTCGCGGCCCCGACCCGCCCGCTTCCCGTCGTAGCGCCCGCAGCGACGAAGATCCGCACCTGCTCGGTGAGTGGACTGGCGCAGGACGGCCGCCTGGGCAACCTCGAAGCTCAGGTCGTCAACGCCAAGACCGGCGCAGTACTGTTCGACCGGAACGGTGGCAAGCCGGGTCCGACCGCAAGCGTACTGAAGACGCTGACCTCCGCGGCCGCCCTCAAGGTGCTCGGTCCTGACTATCGGGTCTCGACGACCGTCGTGAAGGGGAGCGCCCCCGGCCAGATCGTGCTCGTCGGCGGCGGGGATGTGACGCTCTCGCGCCTTCCGGACGGCCAGGCATCGTTCTACACGGGCGCACCCAAGATCCAGGATCTGGCGAATCAGGCCAGGCAGGCGATGGGCGGACAGCCGATCACCTCGATCGTGGTGGACACGTCGCTGTTCGGCGGCCCGGTCTGGCAGCCGAGCTGGGATGAGCACGAGGAGCGCGTCGTCGAGGGTTCGACTTCGTACATCACGGCTCTGCAGGTCGATGGCGACCGCAACGACCCTACCGCGATCGAGTCTCCGCGGACCACCGACCCGGTCGGCCGCGCGGTGCAGTACTTCCAGCAGTACCTCGGAACGAATGTCCCGGTCACCCAGGGCACGGCACCGGCCGGCGCCCAGCAGCTCGCAGCCGTGCAGTCGCAGCCGGTCACAGCTCTGATCGACCAGGCGATGTCTGTCTCAGACAACACGATCATGGAGGAGCTCGCCCGGCTGGTCGCGATCAAGACGGGCGCGGGCAACACGTTCGCCGCCGAGAATGCCGGTGTGATCTCGGCCCTGAAAGGGTACGGAATCGACACGACCGGCATCCACATCGCCGACGGCTCGGGCCTGAGCGGCGACAACGCCGTTCCGCCGTCGTATCTCACCCGCCTGTTCGTGAAGGTGCTGAACCGGGAGAACGGACTCGGTGTCGTCTACGACGGTCTGCCGGTGGCGGGTCAGTCCGGCACGCTCGGCCCGGGCTACGCACGCTTCACCGGGGCGAACGCGGCAGCGCGTGGCGCGGTGCACGCGAAGACCGGATGGATCGACCACGGCTACACGCTGTCGGGTATCGTCACCGCAGCGGACGGAACTCCGCTGACCTTCGCCGTGTTCGCACTCGGTCCGGTGAGCGACAACGCCAAGCAGGCGATCGATACGCTGGTCACGGGGTTCTACCACTGCGGGGACAACCTCACGAACAACTAG
- a CDS encoding alpha-ketoacid dehydrogenase subunit beta: MQRALNRALDDALAADDRTLVFGQDVGPLGGVFRVTDGLNAKYGDERVFDTPLAESGIMGMAVGLAMAGWRPVPEIQFDGFSYPAIDQLVNQVGRMHYRSRGTLPMPITLRLPSFGGIRAPEHHGESLEALFAHVPGLKVVSPSNPAEAYALLRQAIDDPDPVVFMEPKSRYWHKAGFDEAMAAERLPVGTSRIVRPGRHVTLIAWGAMVARCLQAAELGAEDGVEIEVVDLRWLKPIDAAGVAESVSRTRRAVVVHEAPLTAGLGAEVSALLMEHCFSDLRAPVGRVTGYDVPYPSPVLEDEYLPSIDRILEAVQRTLEYRRG; the protein is encoded by the coding sequence ATGCAGCGCGCGCTCAACCGTGCGCTCGACGATGCCCTCGCGGCGGACGACCGCACGCTCGTGTTCGGCCAGGACGTCGGCCCGCTCGGCGGTGTCTTCCGCGTCACCGACGGGCTGAACGCGAAATACGGCGATGAGCGCGTGTTCGACACCCCGCTCGCCGAGTCGGGGATCATGGGGATGGCCGTGGGCCTGGCGATGGCGGGCTGGCGCCCGGTGCCGGAGATCCAGTTCGATGGGTTCTCGTACCCGGCGATCGACCAGCTCGTCAACCAGGTCGGGCGCATGCACTACCGCAGTCGCGGAACGCTTCCGATGCCGATCACGCTCCGCCTGCCGAGTTTCGGCGGCATCCGCGCCCCGGAGCACCACGGCGAGAGCCTCGAGGCGTTGTTCGCGCATGTGCCCGGCCTCAAAGTGGTGTCGCCGTCGAATCCGGCCGAGGCGTATGCGCTGCTCCGGCAGGCCATCGATGACCCGGACCCGGTCGTCTTCATGGAGCCGAAGTCGCGGTACTGGCACAAGGCCGGCTTCGACGAGGCGATGGCTGCCGAGCGGCTCCCGGTCGGCACGTCGCGGATCGTGCGGCCGGGAAGGCACGTGACCCTGATCGCCTGGGGCGCCATGGTGGCGCGCTGCCTGCAGGCGGCCGAGCTCGGCGCTGAGGACGGCGTCGAGATCGAGGTCGTCGACCTGCGCTGGCTCAAACCGATCGACGCGGCCGGTGTCGCCGAATCGGTCTCCCGCACGCGCCGCGCCGTGGTCGTGCACGAGGCGCCGCTCACCGCCGGCCTCGGCGCCGAGGTCAGCGCCCTCCTCATGGAGCACTGCTTCTCCGACCTCCGAGCGCCTGTCGGCCGGGTCACGGGGTATGACGTGCCGTACCCGTCTCCGGTGCTCGAAGACGAATACCTGCCCAGCATCGACCGCATCCTCGAAGCGGTCCAGCGAACCCTGGAGTACCGCCGTGGCTGA
- a CDS encoding thiamine pyrophosphate-dependent enzyme codes for MAMTTPERMNHPDDVDGENVDADLLSSLYETMVAVRHLDLDAVAMQRQGIIPGYAPMRGQEAAQVGSAAALERTVDFAFPTYRELGVAIALGVDPVSYLASHQGAWHGGLWNPAETHLAPLNAVVGGAVTHAVGWAMGARLDHSDGVAIAYFGDGASSQGDVHEAMNFAGIYELPVVFFCQNNGWAISVPTESQVAGGSVAARAEGYGLVGNRVDGNDVIAVHRATEAAILRARSGGGATVIEAMTYRAGPHSTSDDPGRYRTLAEEQDWLTRDPLTVAEARLRALGYVDAYFEGVEVQARERAAEVRDGVAALGGRPGEEMFDFVFAEPTASLLEQRRAWQEASRG; via the coding sequence ATGGCGATGACCACCCCCGAGCGGATGAACCACCCTGACGACGTGGACGGCGAGAACGTGGACGCCGACCTCCTGAGCAGTCTCTACGAGACCATGGTCGCCGTTCGCCACCTCGACCTCGACGCCGTCGCCATGCAGCGCCAGGGCATCATTCCTGGCTACGCACCGATGCGGGGCCAGGAGGCTGCTCAGGTCGGCAGCGCCGCCGCCCTCGAACGCACTGTGGACTTCGCCTTTCCGACCTATCGCGAACTCGGCGTCGCCATCGCGCTCGGCGTCGACCCCGTCTCCTACCTCGCGTCGCACCAGGGCGCGTGGCACGGCGGGCTCTGGAACCCGGCCGAGACCCACCTCGCGCCGCTCAACGCCGTCGTCGGGGGAGCGGTGACCCACGCGGTCGGCTGGGCGATGGGCGCACGACTCGACCACAGCGACGGCGTCGCAATCGCCTATTTCGGCGACGGTGCCAGCTCACAGGGCGACGTCCACGAAGCGATGAACTTCGCCGGCATCTACGAGCTCCCCGTCGTGTTCTTCTGCCAGAACAATGGATGGGCGATCTCAGTTCCCACGGAATCCCAGGTCGCGGGTGGTTCTGTCGCGGCCCGTGCCGAAGGGTACGGACTGGTCGGAAACCGCGTCGACGGGAACGATGTCATCGCTGTTCATCGTGCGACCGAGGCCGCGATCCTCCGCGCCCGGTCGGGCGGCGGTGCGACGGTCATCGAAGCGATGACCTACCGCGCGGGGCCGCACTCGACGTCGGACGACCCGGGCCGCTACCGCACCCTCGCCGAAGAGCAGGACTGGCTGACCCGCGACCCGCTCACCGTCGCCGAGGCCAGGCTGCGCGCACTCGGCTACGTCGACGCATACTTCGAGGGCGTGGAGGTCCAGGCGCGCGAACGCGCCGCAGAGGTGCGCGATGGTGTGGCCGCGCTCGGCGGACGACCCGGCGAGGAGATGTTCGATTTCGTGTTCGCCGAGCCCACCGCATCCCTTCTCGAACAGAGGCGCGCGTGGCAGGAGGCGTCGCGTGGCTGA
- a CDS encoding alpha/beta fold hydrolase: protein MDAAQPSFAHPSFAATGDGQRIAYERTEGGHPVLLVHGFATTGALTWEATGWVRALAEDGRGAIVVDLRGHGQSSGPHDGGAYSPTILAGDLLAVLDTEGLEQVDVIGYSMGSYAALALAQTAPQRVRRLVVGGIGTEEQFARWGVDVVRSALLQPGDTWADVADSPIGPLLASLRQAPGLDREALAACVTGMAAHPLDLSSPVPTLLVVGEADPVTQGRDEAAQKLGAELVVIPKRNHVTTLSARAFKQAALPFLERASTS, encoded by the coding sequence ATGGACGCGGCCCAGCCATCGTTCGCCCACCCGTCGTTCGCAGCGACGGGCGACGGGCAGCGGATCGCCTACGAGCGCACCGAGGGCGGGCACCCGGTGCTGCTCGTCCACGGTTTCGCAACCACCGGAGCGCTCACCTGGGAGGCGACCGGCTGGGTTCGCGCGCTCGCTGAGGACGGGCGGGGTGCGATCGTCGTCGACCTGCGCGGCCACGGACAGAGCTCGGGCCCACACGATGGCGGCGCCTACTCGCCGACGATCCTCGCGGGCGATCTTCTCGCCGTCCTCGACACAGAGGGCCTCGAACAGGTGGACGTGATCGGCTACTCGATGGGCAGCTATGCCGCGCTCGCGCTCGCCCAGACGGCTCCCCAGCGCGTGCGGCGACTGGTCGTCGGCGGTATCGGCACCGAGGAGCAGTTCGCCCGCTGGGGCGTGGATGTGGTGCGTTCGGCGCTGCTGCAACCGGGCGACACCTGGGCCGACGTCGCGGATTCGCCGATCGGCCCGCTGCTGGCGTCGCTGCGCCAGGCGCCCGGACTGGACCGCGAAGCGCTCGCGGCCTGCGTGACGGGGATGGCAGCACATCCACTCGACCTGTCGTCCCCCGTTCCCACTCTGCTCGTCGTCGGCGAAGCAGACCCGGTGACGCAGGGGCGCGACGAAGCTGCACAGAAGCTCGGCGCCGAACTCGTGGTCATACCGAAGCGCAACCACGTCACCACGCTCAGTGCCCGGGCATTCAAGCAGGCCGCACTGCCGTTTCTGGAGCGAGCGAGCACGTCGTAG